The genomic region GGACGTAGTTAAAGAAGAGTTCGAAGCTGATACTAAGAATCCAATCTTCATCATGTCTGACTCTGGTGCCCGTGGGAATATCTCAAACTTTACGCAGCTAGTAGGTATGCGTGGTCTGATGTCCAATCCAAAAGGGGAAACAATTGAGTTACCTATCAAATCTTCCTTCAGAGAAGGTTTAACTGCATCGGAATTCTTTATCTCGACACATGGTGCCAGAAAAGGATCTACCGATACTGCCTTAAAGACAGCCGATTCAGGTTACTTAACAAGACGTTTAGTAGACGTTTCTCAAGAAGTAATTGTTTCAGAAGAAGATTGTCATACTGACCGTGGATTCATGGTTGCAGCATTAACAAATACAAGTGATGGTTCAATAATCGTGCCTTTAAAAGACCGTTTAATTGGACGTTATTCACAAAAAGATATCGTCCATCCAGAAACAGGTGCATTAATTGTTGGGGCTAGTGAAATAATTACAGAAATAATTGCAGATGAAATTGATCTTGCAGGTATTCAAGAAGTTGAAATCCGTTCTGTATTAGGATGTAGTTCAAAACGTGGTGTATGTCAAAAATGTTATGGTCGTAACTTAGCAACTGGTGAAGTTGTAGAAGTTGGTGAAACAGTTGGTATTATGGCTGCACAATCAATCGGAGAACCTGGTACACAGTTAACAATGCGTACTTTCCACATGGGTGGGGTTGCCGGTGGTGCCGATATCACACAAGGGTTACCTCGTATCCAAGAGTTATTTGAAGCAAGAAACCCAAAAGCAAAATCAATCATTAGTGAAATCGATGGAACAGTAACTGCTATTGTTGACAATGGTGGTCGTAGTGAAGTTGTTGTTACTAACGATTTAGAAACAAAAACATACTTAGCTCCTTATGGTGCTAAACTTCGTGTAAGTGTAGATGATACAATCAAAGTCGGTGCAAAAGTAACAGAAGGTTCTATTGATCCTAAAGAGTTATTAGCTGTAGCAGACTTAGAAACAGTAGAAAACTATATCTTAAAAGAAGTACAAAAAGTATATCGTATTCAAGGGATTGAAATTTCTGATAAACATATCGAAGTTATTGTAAAACAAATGTTACGTAAAATGCGTATTGTAGAAGGTGGGGACACTGGATCATTACCAGGAACACACATTAATGTTACTGACTTTACTGAATTAAATAGAGAATCTTTAATTAATGGAGGACGTCCTGCAGTAGCTAGACCAATCTTATTAGGGATTACAAAAGCTTCTTTAGAAACAGAATCATTCTTATCTGCTGCTTCTTTCCAAGAAACAACAAAAATCTTAACAGATGCATCAATTAAAGGTAAAAAAGATTACTTAACAGGATTAAAAGAAAATGTATTAATTGGTAAATTATTACCAGCTGGTACAGGTTTACGTGGTCCTTTACAAGCAAAAGAAGAAATAGAAGAAAAAGAAGTTTATGATGATGACGAAGAAGCAGATCAATACTTCAATGATTATGATGAGTACTTAAAAGAAGAACAAGTGGGTTAACTCCTACTTGTTTTTTTTGGCGCTTTAAAATCTAGCGGGGTTTAGCATAAAAAAGCTTTAAAATAGAGCGGGGATAATCTTCCCCGCTCTATTTTTAAAGCCAATGCGAACATAAATTACAGTTTTTTTATTTTTTCGATTTTTTGTAGGGTCCCCTTGGTGATCCTACTCTTTTTATTCTGGTAGAATGTTCACTTATAGTATATGTTTCGTATAAGTTTTGAGAGTAGATGAACTTATTTCGGGCTCTTTGGAAATTACTTAGCCCATTCCCGTTGCTTATGATCTTTTTGATATAGTTGTTTTTCCCTTCTATAGGTCCATTGGATAATCTTCGATTATCTATCCAGTGAAAAGAATTTAATATCTCTACTTTCCAATTTTTTAAAGTGCTTGCACAGTCTATCATTTCTTGGATGTTGGATAGAAGCATCTTCTTGATTAAAGAATCTAATTCTTGTTCTTTCTTTTCTCTGGAAACAAATGTAGTTGAGTCATCATCTTGAAAAGCAATAAACTCTTCTTTTATCTTATATGCGTTATGTAAAACATCGCTAATATTTAATAGCTCTCTTAGTAGTGCTGTTTTTGTGGTTGTATACTTTAGTAAGTAATCATAGTATAAATTCTCAAAGTCTAGAGTGTCCTTATTTTTTAATAGTATGTAATATCTACTTTTGAGCAGTTTATATTCTAATTTGTCTTTATCTTCACTAAAGGAACGCATAATACGTTTTCTCACACTGTTCAAAGAATCAGTTACTTTTTTTGTTGCATGGAATGGATCAATAGAAATAACTGCATCGGGAAAGAAAATATGTGCTATATCAGCATAATTTTGATACATATCAATGATAATATATTTTACTTTCTCTCTTTCTTTTAAAGGAATACTAAAAAAATAGTTGGTTAAGTCTTCGTTCCATCTAGATTCTACTATATCAATAATATACTTTTTACGAAAATCCATGATCATAAAAGCGTATTTTTTTTCAGCGTGTCGGTTGAAATAAAATTCATCCCAACAGAGTATATCGGTTAATTGTTTTCTAGGTATTTGAACATGTTTGTCAAAAATATCAACAACTGTACCAACAGAAACATGATACTTAGAAGCAATACTAGAATAGGTAGCTGTATAAGGCTTCAAGTCATTTAATATATTAATGATAGTAGTAGGAGTTAGTGTTTTTCTACTGTTTCCAAAAGGATTAGGTTCAATAAAAGTTTTCTTACAGTGATTGCATTTATAACGACGCTGACGATAGAATATAGTAGTATCACAATGAATAATAACTTTATGTTTTAATTCTCTAGTTTTATAATCTTTTACAGTGCTTGTAATGGAACCACAGTGAGGACAGACTTGTTTTCTTTGTTTGAAAGTTACTAGGAAATCAGAATGATTTGATTGAACAACAGAATCAATGAATTGTATATCTTGTGCTTTTAAATCTAAAAGATTAATGATAAAATCGTACATAGAATCTCCTTTCTTTTAATTTTGTTCGCAAACTAATTATAACAGGAGATTCTTTTTTTGCATAAAATCACCCCACACTAGATTTAAAGCGCTAAATTTAAGCGAAAGAAAAGACCCCGACTTATATTTAAAGCCTAGGTCCTTCCCCGCGATAATTTAATATACCTTTTTTTTTTATCTTTTTTAACAAAATATATTGACTTTATCATAAAAATATTCTATTATTGTTTTCGGTGCCTGTAATAGGTACAAATATAAATGATATTTATGAAACACACGGAATAGTGTGTTTGATGAGAAAGGAGAACCAAAGAATGCCTACAATTAACCAATTAGTAAGAAAAGGTCGTACGGACAAAACAACAAAATCAAAATCACCAGCGTTAAATAGAGGTTTAAACTCTTTAGCTAAAAAAACTACTGAAACTAAATCACCTCAAAAACGTGGTGTTTGTACTCGTGTTGCTACTATGACACCTAAAAAACCTAACTCGGCTTTACGTAAATATGCCCGTGTTAGATTATCTAACGGTATGGAAGTAACAGCTTATATCCCAGGGATCGGACACAACTTACAAGAACATAGTGTTGTATTAATCCGTGGAGGACGTGTTAAAGACTTACCAGGGGTTCGTTACCATATTATTCGTGGTACAATGGACTGTGCTGGAGTTGCTAACCGTAAACAAAGCCGCTCTTTATATGGAGCAAAAAGACCAAAACAATAATCAAGTATATTAAGAAGGAGGAAAAAGTATGTCAAGAAAAGGACAAATCGCAAAAAGAGATGTTTTACCTGATCCAGTGTACAATTCGAAAACTATTTCTAAGTTAATCAATAACATTATGCTTGATGGTAAAAAAGGTGTTGCACAAAACATCTTATATGATGCATTTAATAAAATTGAAGTAAAAACTGGAAAACCAGCAATGGAAGTTTTTGATCAAGCTATCAACAACATTATGCCAGTTCTTGAGTTAAAAGTGAGACGTGTTGGTGGAGCTAACTACCAAGTACCAGTTGAAGTTTCTAACGAAAGAAGAATGACATTAGGTTTAAGATGGTTAGTAAATTATTCTCGTTTAAGAAACGAAAACACAATGGTGGATCGTTTAGCAAACGAAATTATTGATGCTTCTAACGGAGCAGGTGCTTCTGTTAAAAAGAAAGAAGACACTCATAAAATGGCTGAAGCTAATAAAGCATTCGCTCATTTCCGTTGGTAAAATAAGTTTAAATAAACTAGAAGGGAGACTATTATGGCTCGTGAATTTTCATTAGAAAAAACTCGTAATATAGGTATCATGG from Tannockella kyphosi harbors:
- a CDS encoding ISL3 family transposase, which encodes MYDFIINLLDLKAQDIQFIDSVVQSNHSDFLVTFKQRKQVCPHCGSITSTVKDYKTRELKHKVIIHCDTTIFYRQRRYKCNHCKKTFIEPNPFGNSRKTLTPTTIINILNDLKPYTATYSSIASKYHVSVGTVVDIFDKHVQIPRKQLTDILCWDEFYFNRHAEKKYAFMIMDFRKKYIIDIVESRWNEDLTNYFFSIPLKEREKVKYIIIDMYQNYADIAHIFFPDAVISIDPFHATKKVTDSLNSVRKRIMRSFSEDKDKLEYKLLKSRYYILLKNKDTLDFENLYYDYLLKYTTTKTALLRELLNISDVLHNAYKIKEEFIAFQDDDSTTFVSREKKEQELDSLIKKMLLSNIQEMIDCASTLKNWKVEILNSFHWIDNRRLSNGPIEGKNNYIKKIISNGNGLSNFQRARNKFIYSQNLYETYTISEHSTRIKRVGSPRGPYKKSKK
- the rpsL gene encoding 30S ribosomal protein S12 is translated as MPTINQLVRKGRTDKTTKSKSPALNRGLNSLAKKTTETKSPQKRGVCTRVATMTPKKPNSALRKYARVRLSNGMEVTAYIPGIGHNLQEHSVVLIRGGRVKDLPGVRYHIIRGTMDCAGVANRKQSRSLYGAKRPKQ
- the rpsG gene encoding 30S ribosomal protein S7; translation: MSRKGQIAKRDVLPDPVYNSKTISKLINNIMLDGKKGVAQNILYDAFNKIEVKTGKPAMEVFDQAINNIMPVLELKVRRVGGANYQVPVEVSNERRMTLGLRWLVNYSRLRNENTMVDRLANEIIDASNGAGASVKKKEDTHKMAEANKAFAHFRW